From one Microthrixaceae bacterium genomic stretch:
- a CDS encoding copper chaperone PCu(A)C — MIRSFVSLAVVTAMMGLAAGCGSSDPAIAVSGATIPVPMNPTVAALYFVINNSGGADVLTQVATDTGATATLHRSSMNPDGTSAMETLHEVPIDEGSSLAFKPGGYHVMLDNPGDLAVGQQVEVTLRFKTSDPITVSAEVVESLTEESHGH; from the coding sequence TGATCCGCTCGTTCGTGTCGTTGGCCGTCGTCACCGCGATGATGGGCCTCGCCGCAGGGTGCGGGTCCTCCGACCCGGCGATCGCGGTCAGTGGTGCAACCATCCCCGTACCGATGAACCCGACGGTGGCGGCGCTGTATTTCGTCATCAACAACTCGGGGGGTGCCGACGTGTTGACACAGGTCGCCACCGACACCGGAGCCACCGCGACCTTGCACCGCTCCTCGATGAACCCCGACGGCACCTCCGCCATGGAAACCCTCCACGAGGTTCCCATCGACGAGGGTTCCTCGTTGGCCTTCAAACCGGGCGGCTACCACGTCATGTTGGACAACCCCGGCGACCTCGCCGTGGGCCAGCAGGTCGAGGTCACCTTGAGGTTCAAGACCTCCGATCCGATCACCGTGTCGGCAGAGGTCGTGGAGTCGCTGACCGAGGAGTCCCATGGACACTGA